Genomic window (Chryseobacterium bernardetii):
TTCTGACGGATCAGTTTTCAAAGCAACAATAGAAGCTCTTTGAGCTACTGTATTGGCGCCGCTGGTCATCTGTCCCTGTACTTTTTCGCAAGCTTTTGCCAGCCATTCAGGGCATGCAGAATACCCAATTCGCCATCCTGTCATGGCAAAAGCTTTTGACATTCCGTTAATTACTGCAGTCTGTTCGTAAACTTCCGGGAACTGGGCAATGGAAGTAGTTTTTGTTTCGTAATTGATAAATTCATAAATCTCATCGGATATAATAGTTACCTGAGGGTATTTGGCAACCACTCTGGCAATAGATTGCAATTCATCATATGTATAATATCCTCCGGATGGATTACATGGCGAACTGAAAAGAATAGCTTTTGTTTTATCTGTGATAGCTTCTTCAAGCTGTTCTGCAGTTACTTTGAAATCTGTAACGTAAGAAGTTGGAAGTATTACAGAATTTCCACCCATCATTTTTACCATTTCATCATAGCTTACCCAATAAGGAGCAGGAAGAAGAACTTCGTCACCATCATTGATAATAGCTGCTAGAACGTTGATAATGGCCTGCTTGGCACCATTTGAAACACAGATCTGGGTAGGTTTGTATTCCAGATTATTGTCTCTTTTCAATTTATAAGCAATAGCCTCACGAAGTTCCAGAAACCCGGGAACAGGAGAGTAGTGGCTGTAATTCTGATTGATGGCATCGAATGCTGCCTGTTTGATGTTATCCGGAACGTCAAAATCCGGTTCGCCAAGGGTTAAGCTGATAACGTCAATTCCGTTTGCCTTCATTTCCCTTGCCTTGTTAGACATTACAAAAGTCTGTGAGTATCCTAGTCTTTTTACTCTATCTGAAAGTTTGTCCATCGTATTTTTTTGAATTTTAACAAATATAAGATAAAAACGTCTTGCAGGAGTAATAAAAAGGTGTCAGGTTTAAAGATTTTTATCAGGTTAGGGAGCTGCCTCATGTTTGAAATTAAAGCTGTATTTTTTGAATATACTCCTGTTTAAAATTTGAATAAAGCCAATAAAAACTTATTTTTGCAGATTATAATAATTCACATGTCTACATCGTTACTATTAAAATATTTTCCGGATCTTACTGAAACACAGTTGGAGCAGTTTGCAAAACTTGAAACCCTGTACAATGAATGGAATGAAAAGATCAATGTAATTTCCAGAAAAGATATGGAATCTTTGTATGAAAAGCATATTCTTCACTCGTTGGGAATTGCAAAAGTGATGGAATTTGCTCCGGGAACAAAAGTATTGGATATCGGAACCGGCGGCGGTTTTCCAGGGATTCCATTGGCAATCCTGTTTCCTGAAACACAATTTACCCTGATTGATTCTATTGGAAAGAAAATTAGTGTGGTAAATGCTGTTGCAGAGGGAGTTGGATTGAAAAATGTAACAGCAATCCACGGAAGAGCTGAAAAATTAAAAGAAAAATTCCATTTTATTGTTAGCAGAGCAGTAACTCAGATGCCTGAATTTTTAAGATGGCTGAAAGGTAAATTTGAAAAAGAACAGTTTAATCCTAAGCATAACGGAATTTTATATTTAAAAGGCGGAGATCTGGCGGAAGAACTTGCCGGCCTTAAATGTGAAATTTTCAACCTGAAACACTATTTTGATGAAGAGTTTTTTGATACTAAAAAAGTGGTTTATGTATCAAAAGGTAATTTTAATTCCTGATTTATCTTGAGTAAGGAATAATTTTTGCTAAATATGTATTGATAATCATTAAAATTAAAGATTATGAAAAAGCTTCTAAAAATTGGATTTTCAGCATTTTTGTTTGGCTTAGTACTGGTTTCGTGTAATGATGATGATTATCAGACAATCGAATCCATAGATAAGGTCAAAATAGACAGTGTGAAAATCACTAATGACACTATGAATGTTTTTGCGATACAACATATAAAAACGTATTCTACTTACTCTTCTCAATGCCAGGGTTTTTATGCGTATGATTATATTTATAACGGTGATTTTGAAAGAGCTGTAACTGCGTATAAATATATTACCAATGGTCCTTGTGCTCAAAAAAGTTACTCCGCTGTTAACCAGATTAATTTTAATCCGCAGAGAACAGGGAAGTATACCTTCACCTTCTGGAACGGAGGAAATAACTGGATTACAAAAACGATTGTAGTGAAATAATGAAATTGATTTCCGTATTCTGCCTGTTGACGGCTAATGTGATGTTTGGGCAGAAGATTATCTGGCAGGAGGGGCAGAAGCTGGTATGGGATAATTTTAAAAGTCCTGTTAACAGAAAAAATAATCCGGATGTAGCGGCGTATACAAATTGTGGCTGGGAGTATTCCGTGGTGAAATCAAGCAACCCGAAGTCATCGGTAAAAATTGAAATAAAGACTGTTTTCAACGAAGATAAATCCTGGAAAGATGTTAAAAAGATCAATGATTATATTTTGCTGCATGAGCAGAAGCATTTTGATATTGCGGAACTCTTTGTAAGGAAATTCAGGAAATCCGTTGCTGAAAAGATCAGGAATTCCGGTGATTATGACAGATTATTTAAATCTATTTATAATACCATATCCAACGAATATAAAAACTACCAGATGGTCTATGACAGGGAAACCCGTCATGGGATGAACGAAACAAAACAGGCAGAATACAATACTGCCATCTCTCAAGAATTAGAAAACCTTAAAAGTTATCAGAACCCTTGAAATTCCTCAATAAGATCATTCACGAATTGTTGGCGCAAAACCCGGACTTATCTGAGTTTAATATCATTCTGCCCGGAAAACGTCCGATTGTATTTATCAGACAAATCCTTGAAGAAAACAATTATTCAGGGTTTCTTCCCAACTTTTTTACCATTGAGGAACTGATTAATACGATTGCAGATAAGCAGGTAATACAGGGAATTCCGCTATGGCTTTTTTCATTTGATGTATACAGAAGCCTGAATCTGATCCCAAGGGATAGTTTTTCTGACTTTTTGAAATGGTTCCCAACACTGCAGAAGGATTGGGACGATATTCTGAAGTTTTCAGACAGTGACCAGGCGGTCCTGCAATATATGTTTGATGAGGAGAGAATTAAAGAATGGGCGCAGAATCTTGGCGAGGATGATGATGTACCCAGAAAAAAGTTCCTTAATTTCTGGCAGAATATGAATGTTTTTCTTCCTGAACTAAAAAGCAGGCTAAAGGAAAAGAACTGGGCAACCTCAGGAATGATCCACGAGGCTGCTAAAGCAAGTATCTCTGATTTTGCGAAGAATACCTCAGAGCAGTTTGTATTCTGCGGATTTAACGCCTTTACGCCAGTTGAAGAAAAACTGGTTAGAAGTCTTCTGCAGTGGAACAAAGCTCAATGCTTCTTTCAGGCAGACCGTTATTACTTTAATGACGAAAGACAGGAAGCCGGAAAATTCCTTAGAAGCCATAAAACATGGAAGGAGTTTGATGATAACAGAGCTTTTCAGTGGATTGAAGACGATTTTAATCAACCTAAAAAGATCAAGGTGTATGAAGTTTCCGGAAATGTAACACAAACCAAAGTGCTGCCGGAAATTTTTAAAGAAATAAACAATAAAACCTATTCTAATACAGCAGTAGTGCTGCTGGATGAGAATCTTCTTCCTGCAAGTCTGGATGTGATGCATGGTGTAGACAACCTGAATATCACAATGGGATTTCCATTGAAGAATCTGTCTTTCTCCAATGCTGTAAAAAGACTTTTTTACCTTCAGAAACAGCTGGAAAAAAATAAGACTTCATACTATTACAGAGATGTATTTCCTATTCTTGAGGAGCTTCCGAAATCAGCTAAGGATGAACTGATTATTAATGAATTTAAAACAAAAATAGAAGAAAGAAATATTGTATATATCTCTAAAAAGCTTTTAAATGAGCTTCTGGGAGAACTGTCTTATTTTGGACTTCTTCAAAAGGCTGTAAGTACAACTGCTTATCTGGATCTTCTTATTTCATTCTGCCATCAGGTAAAATGGCTCGAAATTGATGATATACAGTATGAAAACGTTTCTCACTTCGAGAATGCCTTCAGGATAATTAAGAACCAACTGACTCCTTACAATATTGAGATCAGGATGGAAACACTGGAGATCCTCATCAATCAGCACATCAACTCTGAGAGCATTGATTTTCAGGGTGAACCATTGAGAGGTTTACAGATTATGGGACTTCTGGAGACACGTCTTCTTAATTTTGAAAATGTGATCCTGTTATCGGTTAATGAAGGAAAACTTCCATTGGGAAATTCCCAGAATACTTATATTCCTTTTGACATCAGAAGGTTTTTTGATCTTCATACTTTCCTGGAAAATGACAGTATTTATGCTTATCATTTTTACAGGCTGATTCAGGATGCAAAGAATGTTCACCTTCTGTATAATGCACTAAGTTCAGGAGTGAATACCGGCGAAAAAAGCCGTTTTATTACCCAGATTGAAATGGAAAGCTCCCATGAGATTGAACACCTGATTATTGAAAATTCCTCAGAACCCATCATTACAAAACCTATAGAGATTCCCAAGACGCAAACGGTAATGGAAAGGCTTCAGAAATGGAAGGAAAGAGTATCCGCTTCCCACCTTACCAGTTATCTTTACAACCCCATTGATTTTTACTTATCGAAAATCCTGAATACTTCGGAATCAGACGAAATTGAAGAAGAATTATCGGTTAAAAATTATGGAAACTTAGTTCATTATTCACTTCAAGAAGTTTATGAAGTGTTAAAAGGTAAGATTTTAAAAGAAAGCGATTTAGAGAAATCAATTAAAGCAATAGATAAATATATAGATATTGCGATTGAGAAGCTGAAACACCAGCCGGAATTCTATGAAAAAGGGATGAATTACATCCACAAAGCCATTGCAAAAAAGGTGATTGCAAATGTCCTTAATCATGACTTGGATCTGATCAGGCAAGGAAATACATTAGAGATTATTGACATCGAAAGAAGGTTTGAAAATGTGGAGTTTTATCTTGACGGAAAAGATAAAATTTCATTCTTAGGATTTATTGACAGGATTGATAAACTGAACGGAACTTTAAGGATTATTGATTATAAAACAGCTAAAATCAAGAACCTGAATGTAAAAATTGATGAGGATAATGTAGAAAAATATTTCCATAACAGTGACCGAAAACAGGCATTGCAACTTTGTATTTACCATTATGTGGTGCAGCACCTTCCTGAATTCTGGGGATATCCAATTGAAACAGGTATCTGGAGCTTTGCTGAAGCTAAAAAGGGAATGGTTCCCCTTGTCTTCGATAAAGGAGATATTGATGATGCCATGAGGTCTGTTAAAAGCCTTATTCTTGAAATCCTGAACCCGGATATCAACTTTGTGGAAACTGTAAAGTCTTACTAAGTTTACATGTTTTTGACAATCATTCCAGTATACCCTTCTGAAAGATTTTTCTCGGAGATTATACAGATCAAGAAGATTCCTTAAATGATATCATTAGTATTTTTTTTGTCAGGGATTTAGCTTCGGATTTTAGGATGAGGGTGTTTCAGAATGACAAACTTAAGATAAAGAAATGTTTTGATCTGCATAATTTGCGAGATCTTCGTAAGATCAGAATGAAGAGCAAAATAAATCTTTTTGATATTGAGAAAAATAACTTCTTCATCGGGAAAGCAGTATAGCTGTGTATTGTTTAGAAATCATTTGATTTTTTGCCTGCTTTTGTGGTATAATTGTATATTTACTGTAAAATTTTCATACACATAAAACAGGCTGTCTCATGAAAAAATTCCTGATTTTGGGAACTGTCATTTTTTCTCTATTTCTTAAATCCCAACAGATTAACGATTCCCTGAATATCAGATTACAAAATGTAACAAAAGATACAAAATTCGGTTTAGCACTCAGCGGGGGCGGAGCTAAAGGGTTTGCTCACATTGGAATTCTGAAAATGATCGATTCCCTTGGAATTAAGGTAGACTATATCACCGGAACCAGTATGGGCGGTATTTTGGGTGGTTTATATGCAATGGGATATAACGCAGACCAGCTAAAGAAAACCATTTATAAAGTGGACTGGAACAGGATTCTGAGCAATAAGATCCCTTACAGCAAGGTTAATATCAGTGAAAAGGATGAGTATGACAAGTATATTCTGGAGTTTCCGGTTGTTAAAGGGAAACCAACGCTTCCAAGCTCCTATATTGAAGGGCAGTATATGGGAGAAGTTTTAAATACACTGACATTTAACGCGAAACATATCAACGATTTCAGCAAATTAAGAATTCCGGTAGAGCTTACTTCCTCAGACATTGAAAACGGAGGCCTGATTATGCAGAAAAAGGGTTCACTGCCTCTGGCCATTCGGGCTACTTTGGCAATTCCTGCTGCCTTTGCCCCTGTTTATATTGATGGGAAACTGTTGGTGGATGGTGGATTAGACCGGAATTACCCTGCTAATGAAGTTCGGCAGATGGGAGCAGACTTTGTTATTGGTGGTTATACCGGATTCAGGCTTTTTACAAAAAAAGAAATTGAAAACCCTATGAAAATGATCTACCAGACCCATGCCATCCGTTCGGTAGAAGATTTTAAACATCAGAAGGCCTTATCAAACATTCTGGTAGACTTTGTGGATCCTCTGGGAGATATTACTACTAAAGACTTTGCCAGGTTCAGAAAGATTATTAAAATAGGGGAAATTGAAGCCAGAAGGCATCTTCCTGAATTTGTTGCATTGGCAGAAGCTCAAAAAAAGCTGGGGATCAAGTACGATCATGAAATGATTGAAGAAGTAAAGCTGCCCACCACAAAATTCACCTTCAGTGAAGAGGACGGAACCCCGCTTACTGATGAAGTTGAAATTGCAGTCATTAAAAACGAGTTGGGATTAACGGAAGGGAAATATTATGATGTGAAAACTGTTAATGAAGCAATAGACCGGGTTTTTGGGGTGCGTCAATATGAAAAAGTGTATTATACCTATACCAGAGACGGTGAAGGACTTGTGATGAATATTTTCGTTAAAAAAGCTAAAAAAGGAGCCTTTAAACTGGCTCTTCACTATGATACGGAACAATCGGTAGGAATTATTGTGAATTATACTTACAGGAATATTCTGGCTAACAGGTCAAGGTTTTTGGCTACCATTGATATTTCGGAGCGTTTTAAAGCACGGCTGGCATATCAGCGTTTTTTGGGAAGTGGCGATCATTGGTGGATAGACCTTGAAGCTAAAATGATTCATCTTAAAAGTAATGATTTAACCTTCAAGATATTAGGATATGATGATGAGGGTTATACCACAAAGTTTCCGAACCACATGTACAGGAATATTACCGGAAAAGTGGCCTTGAATTATAATATTAATCCGAATGCTTTTATCTCTTTGGGAACAGAATTCAGTGCTGAAAGAATGTATACTTTGCTGGATAAAGTGGATCAGGCAAAAGTAGATAATTATAGTAAAAAGCTTTATAATCACAGTAATTTTAATGCATTTCTGAAATTTGAACAGAATAACCTGAATAAAAAATATTTTTCTACCAAAGGGAATCATCTTCAGGTGAGCTCAAGATTTTATTTCGGTGACCGTTATGAGCTGTATGATCTTCAGGTAGTACAGCCTCAGTTATATCCTATTTTAAATCCTGAAAACCCTGATTATTTTTTACCAAAGAATCTGGTGTCATTTACCCTGAATGAAAATTTTGCCTATCCACTGACGAGGCGGCTGGCTGCCAAGGTTAATCTTTTCCTGGGAAGCAGTTGGGGTTCATATAAAGAAGATACAGTGCCTTACCTTTTCCTGAATCAAAAATATAATTTAGGGGGAAGTGAATACAATTATGATTTGTTAAATCCTGAGTTCAATGGTCTTCGTCAGAAAGAATTACCTATGAATTCTGTGGCAAAACTGGGGGTGTCCTTTCAGTACAGAATTATGAAAAGGTTATACTTAACGCCTTCTTTTAGCTATGGGAAAGTAAGCGAAGAGTTTTCTCCTTTCAATGACAGTTTTGAGATGTTTGGTTATGGGATAAATCTTGGGTATGAATCTCTGATTGGCCCAATCAACCTTAATATTTCAAGAAATAACCAACTTGATTTTTCCAGAATATATTTCAGTATTGGATTTAAGTTTTAAGTACTGGAAGAAGCTGGAAGAGGGAAGTTGTTTTTGACAATAGAAAAACTTTATCTTGTTAAATTACAGGACTTGCAGAAGTCTTTTGTTGAGCAATAACTTCTGGCCTCCTTCTTCCAGCTTCCTGACATAAAAATAAAAAGCACTCCATTGCTGGAGTGCCAAAATTAACTTGAAAATGATATATAAAAAGGATTAGATGCTAAAGTTTGACTTTTTTATTGATTGTTTTTCCATTGGAAAGAGACATTTGTACTACATATACTCCAGGTTCCATATGGCCTGATTCGAATTGTTGGGATTTTACTGCCTGCTGGTAAATCAAAGCCCCGGAAACACTGTATATACTGATGTTTTTAATATCATTATCAGATCTGGCTTTGATCTGTCTGTTCTGCGCAAAAATATCTGTGCTGTTTTCCAGTTTACTGTTTCCAAGGTTCTTACTGAACTGCAGGTTATAATAGGGGGTAATTATTTCGAATGTGTATTTCTGAGTATCCAGATCCTTAAGGCTGATGCCTCCGTTTTCCTCATATTGGTCTTTGGAAACGGTTTTAACCAGATCTTTATTTTCATCAAAAATATGAACTGCTGAAAGCTCATTCTCATCAATTTTTAATTTTAAAACTGCATTGTTTTCAGATTGTACAATTTCATTTTCAGCGATTTCTTTAGGTGTGATTCTGATGTATGGAAGCATTTTTTCCTTACTGTTTTCTGATACTTTCAACAGATATACACCATCTTTTAAAGCTGCCAGGCTATGGTCGTTTGCAGATCTGCTGCTTGCTTTTTCTTTATTGAAATCAGCAACTTCAACCAACTGCATATTTCCAAGATCAGGTTTTATCTGAGATAAAAATAGAGTAGAAGTTTTTGATTCCAGTGAAGGTTCTGTAGACTGTTTCCCAAAAACAGATCCCAAAGCAGCCCATTGATTAAACAATCCGCCACTTCTTAAGGTATTAAACTTGGCATTAGAAGCAAGAACAAATGGGATAATACCACCTACATGCCCGATAGGGCCCCAGTAGAAAGAATCGAGTTTATACTTGTTCAGATCCCACCATGCGTAATAACCATGCTGTACATCAATAGTTTTGGAGGTATTTTCCGGCGGAATGGCAAGATCAACAGTAGAATGGCCTAAAGTCATAGGTGTTTTATTATACCAGTCGTATACGTCTTTAGGCTTCAGACATTGTCTGAATTTATGGCTAGGGTTGTTGGTGACCTCATTGATGAAATTGGTTGTGAATAGTTTTCTCCATATAAATGGCCCCCATAGTAAACCGCCGTTGTCCTGAACAACATGATAGTTATATTGATCAAGATATTCTGCAGAAATAACTTCTGAAATATCATTAGTATACGTTTTATATCCGGTATTGTTGCAACTGTGAAGAACATTGGCAAGGAATGAGCTGAACGGGTAAATATCCTTTTCTAAAACACCTTTTTTTAAAGTGGTTTCTGACATATCATAAGGGCCGTCACCCATATAAGCGTATTTGAATTGCAGGTTACCGGGATTGGAAACATTCAGTCTTTTTAAAGTAGACATGGCTGCGTGCGCTCCCTGAGAATAGCCCGCCAGGAAGTATTCATCATAACGCTTTACTCCTAATTGGGCTAATACTTTATTGGCTGCAGTAACAAAATCGATAGTAGCTCCTGCTTCAGTAGCATAATCTACATAAGGATGTACACCTTCTCCGTCTCCCATCCCAACATAGTCAGGAGCCATTAAAATATAACCGTTGAGTACATAAGAAAGTTCCACAACGAATCCGGCTGTTAGAGTCCCTTTGAAATGTGAAGGAACATTATATCTGCTGTCGGTAGTTCCATGATCTGAAACTACTGTGGAAAGTTTCATGTTAACATTAGGATACATCAAAAGCCCGGTTGCTTTTACAAGGACGTTGTTTTCATTTTTGGTGTAATAGGTTATTTTATATCCTTTTAAACCTACATTGAAACCATTCAGGTAGCTTACAAAATCAGGAGCATTTTGTTTACCAAGATTATTGGCAATGAAATTAACAACTCCCTGCGGTGTTAAATCCAGTTTCAGTTCGGAACTTACTACATCACCTGCCTGTTGAGCGAAGTAAAATGGAGTGGTGAGTCCTATTAAAAAAGTTGTGATTTTCTTCATGTTGTGAATTTTTACTACTGTTAATGTAGTATTTTTATTAATTTCACAAAAACATTAAGACATTAATAGTTATTCATTGAATATTAAATTCTCTGAAATGTGAGTAAAATAAAAGAGTCTGATCCGAAGATCAGACTCTCAGTTCTATATTTTTCCTTTTTTAGAATGCGTTGATACCTGTAATATCTAAACCGGTGATTAACAAATGAACATCGTGAGTGCCTTCATAAGTAATTACAGATTCCAGATTGGCAGCGTGTCTCATCATAGGGAATTCTCCCATGATACCCATACCTCCAAGAATCTGTCTTGATTCTCTTGCAATATCGATAGCCATTTTCACGTTGTTACGTTTAGCCATTGAGATTTGTGCAGGAGTGGCTTTATGAGCATTTTTAAGATTTCCTAACTGAAGACATAATAATTGAGCTTTTGTGATCTCAGTTAAAAATTCAGCCAGTTTTTTTTGTTGAAGCTGATAAGAACCTATTGGCTTTCCAAACTGCTTTCTTTCTTTAGAATACTGAACAGCTGTACAATAGCAGTCAATAGCTGCTCCTATTACTCCCCATGAAATTCCATATCTGGCAGAGTTCAGACAAGACAATGGCCCTTTCAGTCCTGTAACTCCGGGAAGTAAATTTTCTTTCGGAACTTTTACATTGTTGAATACCAATTCTCCTGTTTTAGATGCTCTTAAGCTCCATTTATTGTGTGTTTCCGGAGTCGTGAATCCTTCCATTCCTCTTTCAACAATTAACCCCTGTACTTTTCCTTCCTCATTTTTTGCCCATACTACGGCAATATCGCAAAGTGGAGAGTTGGTAATCCACATTTTAGCGCCATTCAAAAGATAATGGTCTCCCATATCTTTAAAATAAGTTTCCATAGAACCAGGATCTGAACCATGGTTAGGCTCCGTTAATCCAAAAGAACCGATCATTTCTCCAGCAGCCAGTTTGGGAAGGTATTTCTTTTTCTGTTCCTCGGAACCGAATTCATTAATAGGAAACATTACCAAAGAGCTTTGTACTGAAGCGGCAGAACGCACTGCAGAATCTCCTCTTTCCAACTCCTGCATGATAAGACCATAAGAAATCTGGTCTAATCCGGAACCTCCATACTCAACCGGGATATACGGACCTAATGCTCCGATTTTCCCTAATTCTCTCATCAGGCCAGGAAGGTCAGTATGATTTTGCGCTGCCTGGTCTATCTGCGGCATTACAAAACTTTCAACCCAGTCTCTGATAGATTGGCGGATCAGTTTGTGTTCTTCAGTAAGTAAAGCATCAATTCCATAATAATCAGGGATGCTTGTAAGAGGATAATATGACATGATTTTTTGATTTTGTTAAAAATAACATTTTTCGTGGTGTCTGAGAAATTTTTTTGAAAACTTATCTAAATGCTGGTTTTCAAACAGATAATATGTTTTTTTCCTGTTTTAGGGATAAAATCCGTATTTTAAACCTCCTCATCATTGGAGATAGGATACTGATTAGTGGCATTATGTACTTTGGTCTTGAATGTATACAGGTAAGGAGCTTTGTTGGCAGAACCATCATATAGTTTTTCCAGCCTGTCAAGGATATTGAGGCTTAAAATTTTTCGCTGGAAATTATTTCTCCTGAATTTCTGTCCTAAAATAGTTTCATAAAGCGCCTGAAGATCCTTCATTGTAAATTTTTCAGGAAGAAGATTGCTGGCTGCAACTTCAGTATTGATATTCATTCTCAGGTACTCCAGTCCGGTTTCTATAATTCTGTCATGGTCGAATGCCATTTTGGGAAGATTATTTACTTCAAACCATTCGCAGCTTTCATTAAAGGCATCCGGAAAAGTATTTGTCAGTGAAAAATCAATAAGGCTGCAATAGCCTACTGTAATAAACCTTTGGAAGATCCAGTGGTCTTCCGGCACTTCAATTCCTTTATTTCTAAGCAGGATCTGGTGAACATTATTTTCCGTACGGTCAATTCTTCCGAATGTATGGAATTGTTTTAAGAACAGATCCTTAAGATGCGTCCGCTCATACAAGACCCTTTCTGCAGCTTCCCGCAGGTCTTCATCATTAAAAACAAAACCACCCGGAAGTGACCATAGATCCAGATCATGGTATTTTAATAACAGTACTTTCAGGATATTATTATGAAAGCCGAATATTGTGCAGTCTACAGAAATATGAGAAACAAAATCCTTTGTATCGATCAGTTCCTGAAGTGTTTGTTTACTTTTTGTGTCTTTGATTTTCATGGATGTAAAAATAAAACTATTTTCTATATTTTCTTTTTGAGACGTTAAAATACATCAAACTAATCACAAAAAGAAGAATTACAGTACATAAAATATAAAAGGGGTAAAAGTTCAAAAGCTGCTTTCCAAAGAGTATAGCCATGATGATGGAACTTACAGAACTTCCCAGGGAAGAAAAAATAACAATAAGTGAGGTAAACAGATTGATTTTTTCTTTATCAACCAAATTGATCATTTTTGAATTGACAACAGGATAGAGTGGTGAGAGAAATAAACCTATAACCGGGAACAAAAAGAGGATAATCCTTGAATCTCCGGAATCAAAATACTGAATACCTAAGATTATGATCAGTACAACAATAATAAGAGATATGCAGGTGATATAGTATCTGGATAATGAAAACCTACGGATAATATTGGCTGTAACAATTCTTCCTGCATACGAAAAGAGAGAAAGGAAAGAAGTGGCCTGAAGGGCAAAGAATGAATTGACTTTCAGATGATTCTTGTAAAAGGAGGGTAGCCAGGAATTAAACCCCTGTTCTACAAAAACAATAAAGAAGATCACAGCAAGGAATAAAGCAACCACAGGAGTGGTAAATCCTGATAATTCTGAGAATATATTATTGTTTTCCGATGGCTTAGACTCTGCTATTTCTATTTTTGAAAGAAGGAATATAGTAATTGCAGATAATGCAGCAATCATCAGAAACCCAAATCTCCAGAA
Coding sequences:
- a CDS encoding MFS transporter, with product MTTKHSKISLPLKLTFLIFSMVLNCMGLIILQLADTNITYGELGFLESFKDLPIAFISLFAVSFINKTGTKKALIAALAIVGFCSCLLPFIEEFWFYKVWFAIIGACFAIGKICVFGIIRNNISDEKSLAKTMNSVEASFMIGIFVVNTGFGWLISSQYSEFWRFGFLMIAALSAITIFLLSKIEIAESKPSENNNIFSELSGFTTPVVALFLAVIFFIVFVEQGFNSWLPSFYKNHLKVNSFFALQATSFLSLFSYAGRIVTANIIRRFSLSRYYITCISLIIVVLIIILGIQYFDSGDSRIILFLFPVIGLFLSPLYPVVNSKMINLVDKEKINLFTSLIVIFSSLGSSVSSIIMAILFGKQLLNFYPFYILCTVILLFVISLMYFNVSKRKYRK
- a CDS encoding T9SS type A sorting domain-containing protein, encoding MKKITTFLIGLTTPFYFAQQAGDVVSSELKLDLTPQGVVNFIANNLGKQNAPDFVSYLNGFNVGLKGYKITYYTKNENNVLVKATGLLMYPNVNMKLSTVVSDHGTTDSRYNVPSHFKGTLTAGFVVELSYVLNGYILMAPDYVGMGDGEGVHPYVDYATEAGATIDFVTAANKVLAQLGVKRYDEYFLAGYSQGAHAAMSTLKRLNVSNPGNLQFKYAYMGDGPYDMSETTLKKGVLEKDIYPFSSFLANVLHSCNNTGYKTYTNDISEVISAEYLDQYNYHVVQDNGGLLWGPFIWRKLFTTNFINEVTNNPSHKFRQCLKPKDVYDWYNKTPMTLGHSTVDLAIPPENTSKTIDVQHGYYAWWDLNKYKLDSFYWGPIGHVGGIIPFVLASNAKFNTLRSGGLFNQWAALGSVFGKQSTEPSLESKTSTLFLSQIKPDLGNMQLVEVADFNKEKASSRSANDHSLAALKDGVYLLKVSENSKEKMLPYIRITPKEIAENEIVQSENNAVLKLKIDENELSAVHIFDENKDLVKTVSKDQYEENGGISLKDLDTQKYTFEIITPYYNLQFSKNLGNSKLENSTDIFAQNRQIKARSDNDIKNISIYSVSGALIYQQAVKSQQFESGHMEPGVYVVQMSLSNGKTINKKVKL
- a CDS encoding acyl-CoA dehydrogenase family protein, coding for MSYYPLTSIPDYYGIDALLTEEHKLIRQSIRDWVESFVMPQIDQAAQNHTDLPGLMRELGKIGALGPYIPVEYGGSGLDQISYGLIMQELERGDSAVRSAASVQSSLVMFPINEFGSEEQKKKYLPKLAAGEMIGSFGLTEPNHGSDPGSMETYFKDMGDHYLLNGAKMWITNSPLCDIAVVWAKNEEGKVQGLIVERGMEGFTTPETHNKWSLRASKTGELVFNNVKVPKENLLPGVTGLKGPLSCLNSARYGISWGVIGAAIDCYCTAVQYSKERKQFGKPIGSYQLQQKKLAEFLTEITKAQLLCLQLGNLKNAHKATPAQISMAKRNNVKMAIDIARESRQILGGMGIMGEFPMMRHAANLESVITYEGTHDVHLLITGLDITGINAF
- a CDS encoding NUDIX hydrolase — its product is MKIKDTKSKQTLQELIDTKDFVSHISVDCTIFGFHNNILKVLLLKYHDLDLWSLPGGFVFNDEDLREAAERVLYERTHLKDLFLKQFHTFGRIDRTENNVHQILLRNKGIEVPEDHWIFQRFITVGYCSLIDFSLTNTFPDAFNESCEWFEVNNLPKMAFDHDRIIETGLEYLRMNINTEVAASNLLPEKFTMKDLQALYETILGQKFRRNNFQRKILSLNILDRLEKLYDGSANKAPYLYTFKTKVHNATNQYPISNDEEV